One window from the genome of Haloprofundus halobius encodes:
- a CDS encoding cytochrome c oxidase subunit 3, producing MSTQESHEDHGHHLPAVEDWPHGFGEASWWPFVTAVGGAGLYIGAALYIIASGNPQLLPPIAGPAVFVGSVGLFLVGVYGWVYHAFVSHFWSRDTHANGSLALKWGMVAFLGSELATFGAVFTYYFFIRAGTWPPQELPPLLSSLVLANTALLIASSFTLHWAHVAIRRENRRQFILGLVVTLVLGVVFIGGQVLEYYEFIAHEGFTLTSGIFASAFFGLTGLHGLHVSLGAVLLGIVLVRALAGQYSADRHVSVSTASMYWHFVDIVWIFLVVVLYAGAVVGGGA from the coding sequence ATGAGTACGCAAGAATCACACGAGGACCACGGGCATCACCTCCCGGCGGTCGAGGACTGGCCCCACGGGTTCGGTGAGGCGTCGTGGTGGCCGTTCGTCACCGCCGTCGGCGGCGCGGGGTTGTACATCGGCGCGGCGCTGTACATCATCGCGTCGGGGAACCCCCAACTGCTGCCGCCGATCGCCGGCCCCGCCGTCTTCGTCGGCAGCGTCGGCCTGTTCCTCGTCGGCGTCTACGGCTGGGTGTACCACGCCTTCGTGAGCCACTTCTGGTCGCGCGACACGCACGCGAACGGGTCGCTCGCCCTGAAGTGGGGGATGGTCGCGTTCCTCGGTTCCGAACTCGCGACGTTCGGCGCGGTGTTCACGTACTACTTCTTCATCCGTGCGGGGACGTGGCCGCCGCAGGAGCTTCCGCCACTACTCAGTTCGCTCGTGCTGGCGAACACGGCGCTGCTCATCGCGTCGAGTTTCACGCTCCACTGGGCGCACGTCGCCATCCGCCGCGAGAACCGCCGCCAGTTCATCCTCGGCCTCGTCGTGACGCTCGTGCTCGGCGTGGTGTTCATCGGCGGACAGGTGCTCGAATACTACGAGTTCATCGCACACGAGGGCTTCACGCTCACGAGCGGCATCTTCGCCAGCGCGTTCTTCGGCCTGACGGGTCTCCACGGTCTCCACGTCAGCCTCGGCGCGGTGCTTCTGGGCATCGTTCTCGTCCGTGCGCTCGCCGGACAGTACTCCGCCGACCGTCACGTCTCGGTCAGCACCGCCTCGATGTACTGGCACTTCGTCGACATCGTCTGGATCTTCCTCGTCGTCGTGCTGTACGCCGGTGCCGTCGTCGGCGGCGGCGCGTAA
- a CDS encoding DUF998 domain-containing protein encodes MQRVELARRLGRVAPAVTLGAILTATVVAPWFSWSRDALSELGVDPVTALLFNGGLVVGALLALPYAVPLWRAAVSRASRVVAVLFALTAVAMGLVGVFPMDTSPHFAVAVAFYLLLTATLAADGVVRRRATTGRRSLTLVVVHLLSWAAWAAGWFPGPGLALPELVGAVILAAWVLALSPVATASVGSRR; translated from the coding sequence ATGCAACGCGTCGAACTCGCTCGCCGACTCGGTCGCGTCGCGCCCGCCGTCACACTCGGGGCGATTCTGACCGCTACCGTCGTCGCGCCGTGGTTCTCGTGGTCGCGCGACGCTCTTTCCGAACTTGGCGTCGACCCGGTGACGGCGCTGCTGTTCAACGGCGGCCTCGTCGTCGGTGCGCTGCTGGCGCTTCCGTACGCGGTTCCGCTGTGGCGCGCGGCGGTGTCGCGTGCATCCCGCGTCGTCGCCGTTCTCTTCGCGCTCACGGCCGTCGCGATGGGTCTCGTCGGCGTCTTCCCGATGGACACGTCGCCGCACTTCGCCGTCGCCGTCGCGTTCTACCTGCTCCTGACGGCGACGCTCGCCGCGGATGGCGTGGTCCGTCGTCGCGCGACGACCGGACGACGCTCGCTCACGCTCGTCGTCGTCCACCTGCTCTCGTGGGCAGCGTGGGCCGCCGGGTGGTTTCCGGGGCCCGGTCTCGCGCTTCCCGAACTGGTCGGGGCGGTGATTCTCGCCGCGTGGGTGCTGGCGCTGAGCCCTGTCGCGACGGCGTCGGTCGGTTCGCGTCGATGA
- a CDS encoding DUF488 family protein encodes MSSEETGDLYDTYVAALQHGLVELPEDVRLVGVVRRPTRWFHAAVDENRPSLAPPETLLDEFSRERDDLKMAGLCDEGAHNAAWENIGFGGRYREYLETAEPESTLESLTAELRAGDDAALVCYENTEKKRCHRTILRDVLAERLQSSSRSE; translated from the coding sequence ATGAGCAGCGAAGAGACGGGAGACCTGTACGACACGTACGTCGCCGCGCTCCAACACGGGTTGGTCGAACTTCCCGAGGACGTGCGTCTGGTCGGCGTCGTCCGCCGGCCGACGCGGTGGTTCCACGCCGCCGTCGACGAGAATCGTCCGTCGCTCGCGCCGCCGGAGACGCTCTTAGACGAGTTCTCACGGGAGCGAGACGACCTGAAGATGGCCGGGCTCTGCGACGAGGGCGCGCACAACGCCGCGTGGGAGAACATCGGATTCGGGGGACGCTATCGGGAGTATCTCGAAACCGCCGAGCCTGAGTCGACGCTAGAGTCGCTGACGGCCGAACTCCGCGCAGGCGACGACGCGGCGCTCGTCTGCTACGAGAACACCGAGAAGAAACGCTGTCATCGGACGATTCTGCGGGACGTACTCGCCGAACGCCTCCAAAGCTCGTCCCGGTCGGAGTGA
- a CDS encoding penicillin acylase family protein: protein MHSNPWRVALSAVLAGALVASAMNRTAERIDTTGYGTYGDYNRLDQNHPFGQAFLDYPERPMDGSPSTVFNCRTDSQVGSSLRMVVGFENDSSVILPGDSSGNPWSPQYDDQLDMWADGEYRRMTLDSPGGDPDLVFVAEESS from the coding sequence ATGCATTCGAACCCGTGGCGGGTCGCGCTCAGCGCCGTCCTCGCTGGCGCGCTCGTCGCCTCGGCGATGAACCGAACCGCCGAGCGAATCGACACGACCGGCTACGGGACGTACGGCGACTACAACCGCCTCGACCAGAACCACCCGTTCGGGCAGGCGTTCCTCGACTACCCCGAACGACCGATGGACGGGTCGCCGTCCACCGTGTTCAACTGCCGAACCGACAGCCAAGTCGGCAGCAGCCTCCGGATGGTCGTCGGGTTCGAGAACGACTCCTCGGTGATTCTCCCCGGCGACAGCTCCGGCAACCCGTGGTCGCCGCAGTACGACGACCAACTTGATATGTGGGCCGACGGTGAGTACAGACGGATGACGCTCGATTCGCCCGGGGGCGACCCCGACCTCGTGTTCGTCGCGGAGGAGTCGTCGTGA
- a CDS encoding CDP-alcohol phosphatidyltransferase family protein: protein MFESNRVRRESALASLRRRLGGFAGVAALSTLFVGGVLSTTRAVATTTVGRWFCVAAVVLALELGWTARHLGRNRRTGEALFTRLGAGTLVTLGRGVLLAWVAAFVVVDWPTSTALLWIPAVLYGTAAVLDAVDGALARRTDRVTELGASLDLEYDALGVLVACSVGVVAGLLPVWYLSVGLARYAFGLGRYLRRRRGAPVHDLPPRVSRRLLAGLQMAFLAVALSPLVGPAVRTTGATVFGGALLLGFARDWLYVSGRVGDDAPKPAEHAVD from the coding sequence GTGTTCGAGAGCAATCGCGTCCGTCGCGAGAGTGCGCTCGCCAGTCTCCGCCGTCGTCTCGGCGGGTTCGCGGGCGTCGCCGCGCTGTCGACGCTGTTCGTCGGCGGCGTGCTCTCGACGACCCGCGCCGTGGCGACCACGACGGTCGGACGCTGGTTTTGCGTCGCCGCGGTGGTGCTTGCGCTTGAACTCGGGTGGACGGCTCGTCACCTCGGCCGGAACCGACGAACGGGCGAGGCGCTGTTCACCCGACTCGGGGCTGGCACCCTCGTCACGCTCGGGCGGGGTGTCCTGCTCGCGTGGGTCGCCGCGTTCGTCGTCGTCGACTGGCCCACCTCGACGGCGTTACTGTGGATTCCCGCCGTCCTCTACGGCACCGCCGCGGTGCTCGACGCCGTCGACGGTGCGCTCGCGCGTCGGACCGACCGCGTGACCGAACTCGGCGCGTCGCTGGACCTCGAATACGACGCGCTCGGCGTGCTCGTCGCCTGCTCCGTGGGCGTCGTCGCCGGCCTCCTTCCCGTCTGGTACCTCTCGGTCGGTCTCGCGCGCTACGCGTTCGGACTCGGCCGCTACCTGCGCCGCCGCCGCGGCGCGCCCGTCCACGACCTTCCGCCGCGCGTCAGTCGCCGTCTGCTCGCCGGACTCCAGATGGCGTTTCTCGCCGTCGCGCTGTCGCCGCTCGTCGGTCCGGCAGTGAGAACTACCGGCGCGACGGTGTTCGGCGGGGCGCTTCTGCTCGGGTTCGCCCGCGATTGGCTCTACGTCTCCGGCCGCGTCGGCGACGACGCGCCGAAGCCAGCCGAACACGCCGTCGATTGA
- a CDS encoding methyltransferase translates to MSRPDSYSFQRYLAAKERVDDRALHRPTLDAVTADLADLARSVDAGEERDSFGGVRVLDIGGGLGSMLRRLLDWNRLPDRVSYTLVDRDAASLERGRERCVEWAPDAGYAVDESAGDEPDADLVLSTPTERIAVSFVAADAFDYLAETGETWDLVVAAAFLDVVDLDSALAALFSALAADGRWYFPVTFDGETGFAPTADPERDARIVDAYHATMDAPDRPGGSRTGRELLAAVPEFGGEVLAAGGSDWVVTPPYAGDEAYFLHHLLSFFEGSVGGADEIDGFGAWVDERHAAVERGELSFVAHHLDVYGRC, encoded by the coding sequence GTGTCACGTCCCGACTCGTACTCGTTTCAGCGCTATCTCGCCGCCAAAGAGCGCGTCGACGACCGGGCGCTCCACCGCCCGACGCTCGACGCGGTGACCGCGGACCTCGCGGACCTCGCTCGGTCGGTGGACGCCGGCGAGGAACGCGACTCCTTCGGCGGGGTTCGAGTCCTCGATATCGGCGGCGGCCTCGGGTCGATGCTCCGCCGGCTGCTCGACTGGAATCGGCTCCCCGACCGCGTCTCCTACACGCTCGTCGACCGGGACGCGGCGAGTCTCGAACGCGGCCGCGAGCGGTGCGTCGAGTGGGCCCCGGACGCGGGGTACGCAGTCGACGAGAGCGCCGGTGACGAACCGGATGCCGACCTCGTTCTCTCGACGCCGACCGAGCGTATCGCCGTCTCGTTCGTCGCTGCTGACGCTTTCGACTACCTCGCCGAGACCGGCGAGACGTGGGACCTCGTCGTCGCCGCCGCGTTTCTGGACGTCGTCGACCTCGACTCGGCGCTCGCCGCTCTCTTCTCGGCGCTCGCCGCCGACGGCCGCTGGTACTTCCCGGTCACCTTCGACGGCGAGACGGGGTTCGCGCCGACGGCCGATCCCGAACGCGACGCGCGAATCGTCGACGCCTACCACGCGACGATGGACGCACCGGACCGACCCGGCGGGAGCCGCACGGGGAGAGAACTGCTCGCGGCGGTCCCCGAGTTCGGCGGGGAGGTGCTCGCGGCGGGCGGGTCCGACTGGGTGGTCACGCCGCCGTACGCGGGCGACGAGGCGTACTTCCTGCACCACCTGCTCTCGTTTTTCGAGGGCTCGGTGGGCGGCGCGGACGAAATCGACGGGTTCGGCGCGTGGGTCGACGAGCGACACGCGGCCGTCGAGCGGGGCGAACTCTCCTTCGTCGCCCACCACCTCGACGTGTACGGCCGCTGCTGA
- a CDS encoding DUF7527 domain-containing protein, with protein sequence MDSNVIETVTGWEERPFADGYAGLSDLAAAGFTGAVSAEMAWAFFVNGRVVGVFEGTIESFENAEGTAYTAPDPSLPLLFTMREQGGETRASYYTNETSISEADATLKSGKFTGYIELSENVLSGDYYVVYHGGKSMSAAFVGNNRTLLTGEEAFERADDEVGIFEVKAVDIEIVEIPEPEEPVEAASEPEQEDVTFGAAGTAGGAGAAGAAEAAGSAASEPGESADTAEAADASESGTEPTADEPTASEATDPLSDPIAETEEVDAETPTDPTPSEAEAAAHAAAEQASDEPPSDVDVPAERPEGDGYDDVSADTVGDEPEPGGTTAETPADPLGSADDSGTEAAAESASAANGAVDPDVFSEEAEWRNAKSIPALDPEQTDVSLPSGDESRQRRRRMQRRRQTARADRSGDDGTQSGRRAGRGRQAAAQQQSSRGESALEQRLERTVAAKEKAETERQQAIERLSEVEAERDEQRERAERLAETVERLEKNVESLEERLAAAESGSDDGGATSSPAQTMGRKEALEGTNLFVRYGTKSGGTLEKAHAGEVDRDEVVENLRLEHHTRFETDDLHVEGEPYETFLEGTVEYGFVKWVVDDLLYEIRDTGNVAAMQELFDAIPKVDRTELGGDVSVQYVENGEEHREQRTFDVVLRDRMGNPLLVADLNDSRAAASETMMSSLVQNAGQVGETSDTLGAAFLVTTSYFEPEALETAADATGGGLLSRGKRKSLVRLSRKRGFHLCLVETRNGDFHLNVPEL encoded by the coding sequence ATGGACAGCAACGTAATCGAGACAGTCACCGGGTGGGAGGAGCGACCGTTCGCCGACGGCTACGCCGGTCTCTCCGACCTCGCGGCCGCGGGGTTCACCGGGGCCGTCAGCGCCGAGATGGCGTGGGCGTTCTTCGTCAACGGTCGCGTCGTCGGCGTCTTCGAGGGGACCATCGAGTCCTTCGAGAACGCCGAGGGAACCGCCTACACCGCACCGGACCCCTCGCTGCCGCTTCTGTTCACGATGCGAGAGCAGGGCGGCGAGACGCGCGCGAGCTACTACACGAACGAGACGTCGATTTCCGAGGCTGACGCCACCCTGAAGTCCGGGAAGTTCACGGGCTACATCGAACTCTCCGAGAACGTCCTCTCGGGCGACTACTACGTCGTCTACCACGGCGGCAAGTCGATGAGCGCCGCGTTCGTCGGCAACAACCGAACCCTCCTGACGGGCGAGGAGGCGTTCGAGCGCGCCGACGACGAGGTGGGCATCTTCGAGGTGAAAGCCGTCGACATCGAGATCGTCGAGATTCCGGAACCCGAGGAGCCGGTCGAGGCGGCCTCCGAACCCGAACAGGAGGACGTGACGTTCGGTGCCGCAGGGACCGCCGGGGGCGCCGGTGCAGCCGGTGCTGCAGAGGCCGCCGGGTCGGCCGCATCGGAACCGGGCGAGTCGGCCGACACAGCCGAGGCGGCCGACGCATCCGAGAGCGGAACGGAGCCGACGGCGGACGAGCCGACCGCTTCGGAGGCGACGGACCCGCTCTCGGACCCCATCGCCGAGACGGAGGAAGTCGACGCCGAGACGCCGACCGACCCGACGCCGTCGGAAGCGGAGGCCGCCGCACACGCCGCAGCGGAGCAGGCGAGCGACGAACCGCCGTCCGACGTCGACGTCCCCGCAGAGCGTCCCGAGGGCGACGGGTACGACGACGTCTCGGCCGACACCGTTGGCGACGAACCCGAGCCGGGAGGGACGACCGCCGAGACACCGGCGGACCCCCTCGGTTCGGCCGACGACTCCGGAACCGAAGCCGCGGCCGAGAGTGCGAGCGCGGCCAACGGCGCCGTGGACCCCGACGTGTTCTCCGAGGAGGCGGAGTGGCGCAACGCCAAGTCGATACCGGCGTTGGACCCCGAGCAGACGGACGTGAGCCTCCCGTCCGGCGACGAGAGCCGACAGCGTCGGCGGCGGATGCAACGCCGCAGACAGACCGCGCGGGCAGACCGGTCGGGCGACGACGGGACGCAGTCGGGACGGCGGGCCGGTCGGGGGAGACAGGCCGCCGCGCAGCAGCAGTCGAGTCGCGGAGAGTCGGCGCTCGAACAGCGACTCGAACGCACCGTCGCTGCGAAGGAGAAAGCCGAGACCGAGCGCCAGCAGGCGATCGAGCGACTCTCCGAGGTCGAAGCCGAGCGCGACGAACAGCGCGAACGCGCCGAGCGCCTCGCGGAGACGGTCGAGCGGTTGGAAAAGAACGTCGAATCGCTCGAAGAACGACTCGCTGCCGCCGAAAGCGGGAGCGACGACGGGGGCGCTACGTCGTCGCCGGCGCAGACGATGGGCCGCAAGGAGGCGCTGGAGGGGACGAACCTGTTCGTCCGCTACGGCACGAAAAGCGGCGGGACGCTGGAGAAAGCCCACGCGGGCGAAGTCGACCGCGACGAGGTAGTCGAGAACCTCCGACTCGAACACCACACGCGCTTCGAGACCGACGACCTCCACGTCGAGGGAGAGCCGTACGAGACGTTCCTCGAAGGGACTGTCGAGTACGGCTTCGTGAAGTGGGTCGTCGACGACCTGCTGTACGAGATCCGTGACACGGGAAACGTCGCCGCGATGCAGGAACTGTTCGACGCGATTCCGAAGGTAGACCGGACCGAACTCGGCGGTGACGTCTCCGTGCAGTACGTCGAGAACGGCGAGGAACACCGCGAGCAGCGGACGTTCGACGTCGTGTTGCGCGACCGGATGGGCAACCCGCTTCTGGTCGCCGACCTCAACGACTCGCGGGCGGCGGCGTCGGAGACGATGATGTCCTCGCTCGTCCAGAACGCCGGACAGGTCGGTGAGACGAGCGACACGCTGGGCGCGGCGTTCCTCGTCACGACGAGTTACTTCGAACCGGAAGCGTTAGAGACGGCCGCCGACGCGACGGGCGGTGGGTTGCTCAGTCGCGGCAAGCGAAAGAGCCTGGTGCGACTCTCCAGAAAGCGGGGATTCCACCTCTGTCTCGTCGAGACCCGTAACGGCGACTTCCATCTGAACGTTCCCGAGCTCTGA
- a CDS encoding adenylosuccinate synthase, protein MTVTIVGSQLGDEGKGALVDLWGGDADVVVRYQGGDNAGHTVVEDGTEYKLSLVPSGAVRGKIGVLGNGCVVNPETLFDEMDALRERGLDPDVRVAKRAHVIFPYHRRLDGIEEEAKADSGVKVGTTGRGIGPTYEDKAGRRGIRVGDLLDPDILRDRLEYAVPQKRALVEDVYGLEAGEELDIDALHEQYVEYGRRLAEEGMPVDCGDFLYRRRADGDEVMFEGAQGTLIDVDHGNYPYVTSSNPTAGAAAVGSGVGPTVVGRGEVVGIVKAYLSRVGEGPLPTELDGDEREEELADFIREKGGEFGTVTGRPRRIGWLDVPMLRHASRTSGFTGVAVNHVDVLAGLDELKVGHAYELDGEEIRTIPSTTEEWARCEPVLKEFEPWPEVDWSEVAEEGYEAIPEAARDYLDYLSEQVDAPVYAVGVGPDREQSVELANPFESQ, encoded by the coding sequence ATGACTGTCACGATCGTCGGCTCGCAGTTGGGCGACGAAGGCAAGGGCGCGCTCGTCGACCTCTGGGGCGGCGACGCCGACGTGGTCGTCCGCTATCAGGGCGGCGACAACGCCGGCCACACCGTCGTGGAGGACGGCACCGAGTACAAGCTCTCGTTGGTTCCCAGCGGCGCGGTGCGGGGCAAAATCGGCGTGCTCGGCAACGGCTGCGTCGTCAATCCCGAGACGCTGTTCGACGAGATGGACGCGCTGCGCGAGCGCGGCCTCGACCCCGACGTCCGCGTCGCCAAGCGCGCGCACGTCATCTTCCCGTACCACCGCCGCCTGGACGGTATCGAGGAGGAGGCGAAGGCCGATTCGGGCGTGAAGGTCGGGACGACCGGCCGCGGTATCGGCCCGACGTACGAGGACAAGGCGGGCCGTCGCGGCATCCGCGTCGGCGACCTGCTCGACCCCGACATCCTGCGCGACAGACTGGAGTACGCCGTCCCGCAGAAACGCGCACTCGTCGAGGACGTCTACGGCCTCGAAGCCGGCGAGGAACTGGACATCGACGCCCTCCACGAGCAGTACGTCGAGTACGGCCGGCGACTCGCCGAGGAGGGGATGCCCGTCGACTGCGGCGACTTCCTATACCGGCGCCGCGCCGACGGCGACGAGGTGATGTTCGAGGGCGCGCAGGGCACGCTCATCGACGTCGACCACGGCAACTACCCGTACGTCACCTCCTCGAACCCGACGGCGGGCGCCGCGGCCGTCGGGTCGGGCGTCGGACCGACCGTCGTCGGCCGCGGCGAAGTCGTCGGCATCGTCAAAGCCTACCTCTCGCGGGTCGGCGAGGGGCCGCTGCCGACCGAACTCGACGGCGACGAGCGCGAGGAGGAACTCGCCGACTTCATCCGCGAGAAGGGCGGCGAATTCGGCACCGTCACGGGTCGACCGCGGCGCATCGGCTGGCTCGACGTGCCGATGCTCCGCCACGCCTCGCGTACGAGCGGCTTCACCGGCGTCGCCGTCAACCACGTCGACGTGCTCGCCGGACTCGACGAGCTGAAAGTCGGCCACGCCTACGAACTCGACGGCGAGGAGATCCGGACGATTCCGTCGACCACCGAGGAATGGGCGCGCTGCGAGCCCGTGCTGAAGGAGTTCGAGCCGTGGCCGGAAGTCGACTGGAGCGAAGTGGCAGAGGAGGGCTACGAGGCCATTCCCGAGGCCGCCCGCGACTATCTCGACTATCTGAGCGAGCAGGTCGACGCGCCCGTCTACGCCGTCGGTGTCGGCCCGGACCGCGAGCAGTCCGTCGAACTGGCGAACCCGTTCGAGTCGCAGTAG
- a CDS encoding phosphatase PAP2 family protein: MNAFRLVAFSEAVREAIPPELGGWFVPATELGGVAFSLAFLCLFYWLTDRERAATLTALVLGGAALAVGLKAGFALPRPPAETALVAETGYGFPSGHAVIATVLYGGLATLVDVGHRGVRYAAATVLVLVVSLSRVVIGVHYVGDVLAGAALGAAFLWGALRITRREPLRAFALAAGLGAVGYALAGPTVNAVTVFGASVGGALTWYALEPTARPVSRLEAATLALVGLPAVVGIRVATEAAGALFPLVFALSVLLVGFVVAFPVLVTELGTRVGDDVAESG; this comes from the coding sequence ATGAACGCGTTCCGCCTCGTCGCGTTCTCCGAAGCGGTTCGGGAGGCGATTCCGCCGGAGCTCGGCGGCTGGTTCGTCCCGGCGACGGAGCTCGGCGGCGTCGCCTTCTCGCTCGCGTTTCTCTGTCTGTTCTACTGGCTCACCGACCGCGAGCGGGCGGCGACACTCACGGCGCTCGTCCTCGGCGGAGCCGCCCTTGCCGTCGGACTGAAGGCCGGGTTCGCGCTCCCGCGGCCGCCGGCTGAGACGGCACTCGTCGCGGAGACGGGGTACGGCTTCCCGAGCGGACACGCCGTCATTGCGACGGTGCTGTACGGTGGTCTCGCGACGCTCGTCGACGTCGGCCACCGTGGGGTTCGCTACGCGGCCGCCACCGTGCTCGTCCTCGTCGTCTCGCTCTCGCGGGTCGTCATCGGCGTCCACTACGTCGGCGACGTGCTCGCGGGCGCGGCGTTGGGGGCGGCGTTTCTCTGGGGCGCGCTCCGCATCACCCGGCGAGAGCCCTTACGGGCGTTCGCCCTCGCGGCCGGTCTCGGCGCGGTCGGCTACGCGCTCGCCGGACCGACGGTCAACGCCGTGACCGTCTTCGGCGCGAGCGTCGGCGGCGCGCTAACGTGGTACGCCCTCGAACCGACCGCGCGCCCGGTATCCCGACTGGAGGCGGCGACGCTCGCGCTGGTCGGCCTTCCTGCAGTAGTCGGCATCCGCGTCGCCACCGAAGCCGCCGGGGCACTCTTTCCGCTGGTGTTCGCGCTCAGCGTGCTACTGGTCGGGTTCGTCGTCGCGTTCCCGGTCCTCGTGACGGAACTCGGTACGCGCGTCGGCGACGACGTCGCCGAATCCGGGTGA
- a CDS encoding methytransferase partner Trm112, producing the protein MKESLMDILCDPLDKSDLELEVDERDDDEILEGRLIGTETGEVYPIEDGIPNLLPPDMRDD; encoded by the coding sequence ATGAAGGAATCCCTCATGGACATCCTCTGCGACCCGCTCGACAAGAGCGACCTCGAACTGGAAGTCGACGAGCGAGACGACGACGAGATACTCGAAGGCCGGCTCATCGGAACGGAGACGGGCGAGGTGTACCCCATCGAGGACGGCATTCCGAACCTGCTGCCGCCGGATATGCGCGACGACTGA
- a CDS encoding DUF7524 family protein → MSQTLPVEVNGERLHAVDAPSEFTTAGSFVVDLVNRGESVHVHLRLGDSLSRVARLDAGNHYVERGAKLPIHIAVDESLDRSVTGTLEISTGYGAEKTTVGVTVEPDPEDSGVDVDERLSRPPAAEQTSKPGTGTLDDVRDSVGDVGVVPLVGVGVVALTVALGVGVVLNNPVVFVAVGVVLGVALSFAASQLR, encoded by the coding sequence ATGTCACAGACGCTCCCCGTCGAAGTCAACGGCGAACGACTTCACGCCGTGGACGCACCCAGCGAGTTCACGACAGCGGGGTCGTTCGTCGTCGACCTCGTCAACCGCGGCGAGTCCGTCCACGTCCACCTTCGACTCGGCGACTCCCTCTCGCGGGTCGCCCGACTCGACGCCGGCAACCACTACGTCGAGCGCGGGGCGAAACTCCCGATTCACATCGCCGTCGACGAATCGCTCGACCGAAGCGTGACCGGCACGCTGGAGATATCGACCGGCTACGGCGCGGAGAAGACGACTGTCGGCGTGACGGTCGAACCCGACCCCGAGGACTCCGGCGTCGACGTCGACGAACGTCTCAGTCGGCCGCCGGCGGCAGAACAGACGTCGAAACCGGGAACGGGAACGCTCGACGACGTCCGCGACAGCGTCGGCGACGTGGGTGTCGTCCCGCTGGTCGGCGTGGGAGTCGTCGCGCTGACTGTCGCACTCGGCGTCGGGGTCGTTCTCAACAATCCAGTCGTCTTCGTCGCCGTCGGCGTCGTCCTCGGGGTGGCGCTCAGCTTCGCGGCGAGTCAACTCCGCTGA